Below is a window of Shewanella khirikhana DNA.
ACCGCCTTGATATTCCCCATGGCGCCTGTGTCCGAACCCGTTGGTTTGCCACTGCACAGGGTTGGCAGGGGCAGCTTATCTGGCAGGATATGGAACTTGTGCGCTAAAGCGCGGATAATCTGCAGTTTAGTGGCCGTGTGGTCGCCACAAATTTGAACATTATTGGGTAAAGGTGTCGGGGGCTAAGCCAACCCGACGTGAAAAGGGAACCGGGGAGTGCCTGTTGGTGCCAGCCCGGACTGTGCCCGCAACTGTGTGAAGCGAGTGTGCTATGGGTTAATAGCCGTGCTTCGAGTCAGGATACCTGCCTTTATCTGTCGCAACTTAACCTATGCATCCGGACGGGTTATCCGGAGGAGTTTTATGCCTATCAATTTTGCTCCCCCGGGCGATACCGTGGGAGATCTTCTGTTATGAACACCGCCATCACGGTGAATGAGCTGTGCTGGCAGGTGAACGGCCGGGCGCTGCTGGATTCGCTCAGCTTTACCCTGAACGGCCGTGGCATGTACGGCGTGATTGGCCCCAATGGTGCGGGCAAGTCGTCGCTGCTGCGCTGTTTATACCGCTTTATCCGCCCCGACAGCGGCACCATTGTGATTAATGGTCAGGACATCGATGCCTTTTCCCGCAAGGCCTTTGCCCGGCTGGTGGCCGTGGTGCCCCAGGAGTTGCCGCCGCTTTTTGATCTTGCCACCGAAACCGTGGTCGCCATGGGGCTGATCCCCCACAAGGGCTGGCTAGGCGCCGACAGCGCCGCTGACAAGAAGGCTGTGGCCGAAGCGCTTGCCAAGGTTGGTCTTGAAGGTTACGGCAAGCAGCCCTTTGGCAAGTTGTCCGGCGGCGAAAAGCAGCGGGCGCTGATTGCCAGGGCGCTGGTGCAGCGGCCGACGATTCTCATCCTCGATGAACCAACCAGCCATTTGGATGTGCGCTATCAAATTGAAGTGCTGGAGCTTTTGAAACGGCTCGATGTGTTTGTGCTTTGCACCATTCACGACTTAAACCTTGCCAGTGCCCTGTGTGATGAGCTGTTACTGCTGGATCACGGCCGGCTGATTGCCAAAGGTACGCCAAAACAGGTGTTGACCGAATCCCTGATTGGCGACGTATTTGGGGTGTGCTGTACCGTTGAGCCCCATCCTCAGCACGGCAAGCCGCTTATTCATTACTTTTACGGTTACGACCGAAGCCTGGGGGCGCACATATGAGTGGCATCCGCGCCTTGTTTACGCCCCTCGGGCGGCGTGATTATCTGCTGGCCGCTCTGGTACTGGCCTGTTTGGTCTCCCCTGCGCTCGCCAGCATGTTTGGCGCTGCGGATATTCACTTCAGCGAAGCCATGTCGGTGTACCTGCATGCCCTGATTGGTGAGCGCCCGGCGGACGTGCCATATCTTGACAGCCGTATTCTGCTGGAACTCAGATTGCCACGGATCCTGCTGGCATTTGTCTGCGGCGCAGGTCTGGCGCTGGCCGGTTGGGCGCTGCAATTGGTGACCCGTAACCCCCTTGCCGACCCTTACCTGTTTGGCATCAGCTCAGGGGCATCCCTCGGCGCCATCGTGGTAATGAGCCTAGGCAGCCTGCTCGGCGGCGCCTTTGTGGAAGCGGCGGATGGTATCAGCTTGCCGCTGGGAGCCTTTGCCGGCGCCTCGGCTTCGGTGCTTATGGTGCTGGCCTTAAGTGGCTTTGGGCTGCAAAGTCAGGTGGAGCGTATGTTGCTCTCGGGGGTGGCTATCTCGTTTCTGTTTGGCGCCCTTGGCAGTTTGCTGCTGTATTTTTCAAGCCCGCAGGTAACAGCTTCACTGCTTTTTTGGAGTCTGGGCAGTTTTGCCCGCGCCAGTTGGGATCTGCTCTGGTTGCCCTGGACCATCTTCGGGGTGTTTGTTGGCTTTTTATCTGTGATGCGTCGCCAGTTACTGGCGCTTTCGGCCGGGGATGAAACCGCCCATGGTCTTGGGGTGCCGGTGGCGAGGCTCAGGATCATCAGTCTGCTGATGTGTTCCTTGATGACTGCCGTGCTGGTGGCAAGTTGCGGTGGCATTGGCTTTGTCGGCTTAATGATCCCGCACATCACCCGGCTGATGTTTCCCGGGCGCCAGTCGCTTATGATAGTGGTGCTGATGGGCGGCCTGTTTATGATGTGGGTGGATGTGCTGGCCCGTTCGCTGCTGCCCGCTCAGGAACTGCCGGTGGGCGTGATTACCGCCGTGATAGGCAGTGGTTTTTTCCTGCTGCTGTTGCTTGGTCGCAAAGGCCAATAACAAGCCTAAAAAGGATTTGAATAAGGATAGGCAATGTTTGAAATAACACCGCCGGACAGGCAAAGGGATGCGGACATTCAGGCGCGCATTGATGGCAAAACCAAGCCTCCCGGCGCCTTGGGGCAACTTGAAGGGCTCGCCGCTTCGCTGGTGCGTCTGCTTGGGGATGAGCCGCAGATCCGTC
It encodes the following:
- a CDS encoding ABC transporter ATP-binding protein, whose protein sequence is MNTAITVNELCWQVNGRALLDSLSFTLNGRGMYGVIGPNGAGKSSLLRCLYRFIRPDSGTIVINGQDIDAFSRKAFARLVAVVPQELPPLFDLATETVVAMGLIPHKGWLGADSAADKKAVAEALAKVGLEGYGKQPFGKLSGGEKQRALIARALVQRPTILILDEPTSHLDVRYQIEVLELLKRLDVFVLCTIHDLNLASALCDELLLLDHGRLIAKGTPKQVLTESLIGDVFGVCCTVEPHPQHGKPLIHYFYGYDRSLGAHI
- a CDS encoding FecCD family ABC transporter permease — encoded protein: MSGIRALFTPLGRRDYLLAALVLACLVSPALASMFGAADIHFSEAMSVYLHALIGERPADVPYLDSRILLELRLPRILLAFVCGAGLALAGWALQLVTRNPLADPYLFGISSGASLGAIVVMSLGSLLGGAFVEAADGISLPLGAFAGASASVLMVLALSGFGLQSQVERMLLSGVAISFLFGALGSLLLYFSSPQVTASLLFWSLGSFARASWDLLWLPWTIFGVFVGFLSVMRRQLLALSAGDETAHGLGVPVARLRIISLLMCSLMTAVLVASCGGIGFVGLMIPHITRLMFPGRQSLMIVVLMGGLFMMWVDVLARSLLPAQELPVGVITAVIGSGFFLLLLLGRKGQ